The uncultured Cohaesibacter sp. genome segment ACGGTGCGAGCGGTTGGTTCGAAGGGCATGTTGCCATCGGATCAATTGGGCGCGGTGGCGCAGGCCCGTAGCTTGCTCAATTGGCATGAGACCCACCAATATTGCGCCAAATGTGGTGCCAAGACCCATGTGGCTCTGGCAGGCGCGCGCCGGGATTGTCCGTCCTGTGATGCGGTGCATTTCCCCCGCACGGACCCGGTTGTGATCATGCTGGCAATCCATCGCGATGAAGAGGGGGTGGAACGGTGCCTGTTGGCACGCCATACCCGGTTTGAAGATCCGATGTTCTCAACGCTTGCCGGTTTCATGGAACAGGGCGAGACGCTGGAAGATGCCGTGCGGCGGGAAATCTTTGAGGAAGCGGGGGTCAGGATTGGCGAGGTGCGCTATCTGGCCAGCCAGCCATGGCCGTTTCCATCTTCCCTTATGCTCGGCTGTTTCGCAGAAGCCCTGTCACCGGAATTGACGCTGGATGCCACCGAACTGGGCGAAGCTCATTGGTATACGCGTGAAGCACTCAAGGTAATGATGGAACGTCCGGTTGGCTCACCGGAGCCGCATGTTCCGGGTGGTTTCTCGATTGCGCACTGCTTGATCAAGGAATGGGTCGAAGCTGATCCGGCGTGAGCTGGGGGCTTGCAAGCCCCGTTTGCTCATTCTGCCGGAATGGCGCTGATCTGCTTTGAGGCTTTTTGCTGTTTGGTTTTGCGGCTTTCGGCAAAGCGCAGCATCATGTTGCGCATCGGCTGTTCGATCAGGCGAGCGGAGATCGAGGCCACAATCACAGTGGCAACCAGACTGACAATCATAAAGACCGTAAAGGGCACGGTCTGCATAGGCTCAAAGATATGCCGCCAGCCAAAACCGAGCAGGGTCACGGCCAAAACCGGATGCCATAGATACATGCCAAAGGACA includes the following:
- the nudC gene encoding NAD(+) diphosphatase, with amino-acid sequence MSDFIAQPRHNPFFEGLGYAHNRLDRDTEHRTAGTLKDRMAHERARFYLFDGDRLLVRVKPDRFDPLYCAKMASELGADLDRVILLGTDPDEDHAPRLAAPLLAERVADFEEHDDYRLETVRAVGSKGMLPSDQLGAVAQARSLLNWHETHQYCAKCGAKTHVALAGARRDCPSCDAVHFPRTDPVVIMLAIHRDEEGVERCLLARHTRFEDPMFSTLAGFMEQGETLEDAVRREIFEEAGVRIGEVRYLASQPWPFPSSLMLGCFAEALSPELTLDATELGEAHWYTREALKVMMERPVGSPEPHVPGGFSIAHCLIKEWVEADPA